From Phenylobacterium immobile (ATCC 35973), a single genomic window includes:
- a CDS encoding NADH-quinone oxidoreductase subunit C, protein MSWPATRADLEAIGQACVANSLGAIASYDVAFGELNLTGPAGRIVDALTHLRDVEKFEQLIDLCGADYPERPLRFDVVYHLLSFTRNVRVRLNVQTDEDTAVPTATAVFPCADWYERETFDMYGVFFDGHPDLRRILTDYGFHGHPLRKDFPMTGYVEVRYDDELKRVVYEPVKSVEWRNWDFLSPWEGIEKGFAPLPGDEKTEGEAKQ, encoded by the coding sequence ATGAGTTGGCCCGCGACCCGCGCCGATCTGGAAGCGATCGGCCAGGCCTGCGTGGCCAACAGCCTGGGCGCGATTGCGTCCTATGATGTGGCGTTCGGCGAGCTGAACCTGACGGGTCCGGCCGGCCGGATCGTCGACGCACTTACCCATCTGCGGGATGTCGAGAAGTTCGAGCAGCTGATCGACCTGTGCGGCGCGGATTACCCGGAGCGCCCTCTGCGCTTCGACGTGGTCTATCACCTGCTGTCCTTCACGCGGAACGTGCGCGTGCGCCTGAATGTGCAGACCGACGAGGACACCGCCGTCCCGACCGCCACGGCGGTCTTCCCCTGCGCCGACTGGTACGAGCGCGAGACCTTCGACATGTACGGCGTCTTCTTCGACGGCCACCCCGACCTGCGCCGGATCCTCACGGACTACGGCTTCCACGGCCATCCGCTGCGCAAAGACTTCCCGATGACCGGCTATGTCGAAGTTCGCTACGACGACGAGCTGAAGCGGGTCGTCTATGAGCCGGTGAAGTCGGTCGAGTGGCGCAACTGGGACTTCCTGTCGCCCTGGGAAGGCATCGAAAAGGGCTTCGCGCCCCTTCCGGGCGACGAAAAGACCGAAGGCGAGGCCAAGCAATGA
- the nuoG gene encoding NADH-quinone oxidoreductase subunit NuoG, whose product MPKAKVDGVEIEFEAGMNVLQVAELAGKEIPRFCYHERLSIAGNCRMCLVEVKPGPPKPQASCALPAAEGQEIFTDTPMVKKARHGVMEFLLINHPLDCPICDQGGECDLQDQAMGYGRDGSRYGENKRAVEEKYMGPLIKTVMTRCIQCTRCVRFVTEVAGVPEIGLISRGEDVEITTYLGAAVTSELSANVIDLCPVGALTSKPYAFNARPWELKKTETIDVMDALGAAIRVDSRGPAVLRVLPRINEDINEEWISDKTRYAVDGLTRQRLDRPFIREGGRLRAASWAEALDLVATKLKATAADRIGVIAGDLQDAESMKAASDLFRGLGVTSLDCRQDGSTLGEGPRESWLFNGTLAGIEEADAVLFIGVNPRFEAPVLNARLRKRWLAGAMRVGVIGEQADLTYSYDYLGAGAATLKDLATSTSDFAKAFKDAKAPAIIIGGEALRRADSAAIIKAAADAAKTFGASWNVLHSAASRVGGLDMGFVPGEGGKTALELAQKGAADVLFLLGADEIDLAASDAFKIYLGTHGDAGAHSADVILPGAAYTEKNGLYVNTEGRVQMGQRAVFPKGEAKEDWAVLRALSERLGATLPYDTLDQLRSKLFADHPTFARIDYVAPAGEIDLGSLGGAGETTDAPFAASAVSFYLTNPIARASVTMAECASLASGAAKIAAE is encoded by the coding sequence ATGCCCAAAGCCAAGGTAGACGGCGTCGAGATCGAATTCGAAGCCGGCATGAACGTATTGCAGGTGGCCGAACTGGCGGGAAAGGAAATCCCGCGGTTCTGCTATCACGAGCGCCTGTCGATCGCCGGCAACTGCCGGATGTGCCTGGTCGAGGTGAAGCCTGGTCCGCCGAAGCCCCAGGCTTCCTGCGCCCTGCCGGCCGCAGAGGGCCAGGAGATCTTCACCGATACGCCGATGGTCAAGAAGGCCCGGCACGGGGTGATGGAGTTCCTGCTCATTAACCACCCGCTGGATTGCCCGATCTGCGACCAGGGTGGCGAATGCGACCTGCAGGACCAGGCCATGGGCTACGGCCGCGACGGCTCGCGCTATGGCGAGAACAAGCGCGCGGTCGAAGAAAAGTACATGGGCCCGCTCATCAAGACGGTGATGACGCGCTGCATCCAGTGCACCCGGTGCGTGCGGTTCGTGACGGAAGTCGCCGGCGTGCCGGAGATCGGCCTGATCTCGCGCGGCGAAGACGTCGAAATCACGACCTACCTGGGCGCGGCGGTGACGTCGGAGCTGTCGGCCAATGTGATCGACCTCTGCCCGGTCGGCGCCCTGACTTCCAAGCCCTACGCCTTCAACGCCCGGCCCTGGGAGCTGAAGAAGACCGAGACGATCGACGTGATGGATGCGCTGGGCGCCGCCATCCGCGTCGACAGCCGCGGCCCTGCGGTGTTGCGCGTGCTGCCGCGCATCAACGAAGACATCAATGAAGAGTGGATCAGCGACAAGACGCGCTACGCCGTCGACGGCCTGACCCGCCAGCGGCTGGACCGCCCCTTCATCCGCGAAGGCGGCCGCCTTCGCGCCGCCTCCTGGGCTGAGGCCCTGGATCTGGTGGCGACGAAGCTCAAGGCTACGGCTGCGGACCGTATCGGCGTGATCGCTGGCGATCTGCAGGACGCGGAATCGATGAAGGCCGCCTCGGACCTGTTCCGCGGCCTGGGCGTCACCAGCCTGGACTGCCGTCAGGACGGCTCGACCCTGGGCGAGGGCCCACGCGAGAGCTGGCTGTTCAACGGGACGCTCGCCGGCATTGAAGAGGCCGACGCGGTGCTCTTCATCGGCGTCAATCCGCGCTTTGAAGCGCCGGTGCTGAACGCGCGCTTGCGCAAGCGCTGGCTCGCCGGCGCGATGCGCGTGGGGGTCATCGGCGAACAGGCCGATTTGACCTATTCGTACGACTACCTGGGCGCGGGCGCGGCGACCCTGAAGGATCTGGCGACGTCCACGTCGGATTTCGCCAAGGCGTTCAAGGACGCCAAGGCCCCGGCCATCATCATCGGCGGCGAGGCCCTGCGCCGCGCCGACAGCGCCGCGATCATCAAGGCTGCGGCCGACGCCGCGAAGACCTTCGGGGCGTCCTGGAACGTGCTGCATTCGGCGGCCTCCCGCGTGGGCGGCCTCGACATGGGCTTCGTCCCGGGCGAGGGCGGAAAGACCGCGTTGGAACTGGCGCAAAAGGGTGCGGCCGACGTGCTGTTCCTGCTGGGCGCCGATGAGATCGACCTGGCCGCCAGCGACGCCTTCAAGATCTACCTGGGCACCCATGGCGACGCCGGCGCGCACAGCGCCGACGTGATCCTGCCGGGCGCGGCCTACACCGAAAAGAACGGCCTCTACGTCAACACCGAGGGCCGGGTCCAGATGGGCCAGCGCGCGGTCTTCCCGAAGGGCGAAGCCAAGGAAGACTGGGCGGTGCTGCGGGCGCTGTCAGAACGCCTCGGCGCGACCTTGCCCTATGACACCCTGGACCAACTGCGCAGCAAGCTTTTCGCAGATCATCCGACCTTCGCGCGGATCGACTATGTCGCGCCGGCCGGTGAGATCGACCTGGGGAGCCTCGGCGGCGCCGGTGAGACGACCGACGCGCCGTTCGCGGCTTCGGCTGTCAGCTTCTACCTGACCAATCCCATCGCCCGCGCCAGCGTGACGATGGCCGAATGCGCCTCGCTCGCCTCCGGCGCGGCGAAGATCGCGGCGGAGTAG
- a CDS encoding nuclear transport factor 2 family protein, whose protein sequence is MTAQAVLAAKDLIQAQFDAYNAQDLDAYCAFFTDDVIVADLNGAVSVNGIAAYRAKYEATFAQFPQNKAELVSRMHVGGTVVDHERVVRSPGGETFEIICIYTLAGGKIARVDFAR, encoded by the coding sequence ATGACCGCCCAAGCCGTTCTCGCCGCCAAGGACCTGATCCAGGCGCAGTTCGACGCCTACAACGCCCAGGATCTGGACGCCTACTGCGCCTTCTTCACCGATGATGTGATCGTCGCCGACCTGAATGGCGCGGTCAGCGTCAACGGTATCGCCGCCTATCGCGCCAAGTACGAGGCGACCTTCGCCCAATTCCCGCAGAACAAGGCCGAACTGGTTTCGCGCATGCACGTGGGCGGCACGGTCGTCGACCATGAGCGCGTGGTCCGCAGCCCCGGCGGCGAGACCTTCGAGATCATCTGCATCTACACCCTCGCGGGCGGCAAGATCGCCCGCGTGGACTTCGCGAGGTAG
- the nuoH gene encoding NADH-quinone oxidoreductase subunit NuoH: MTSFWSTPAGWTLITVGQILAVVVWILLSLAFLLLADRKIWAGVQMRKGPNVVGPFGLLQSFADFGKFLLKEIVVPSGADKIVFLLAPMLSFVLAFASWAVVPLAPGWVIANLNVGVLYLFAMSSLGVYGIIMGGWASNSKYPFLGSLRSAAQMVSYEVSLGLVIITVILLAESMNLQTIVEKQAGGFWNWNFLGGGLKNLPMLVVMLPMTVIFFISALAETNRPPFDLPEAESELVAGYQVEYSSTPYLLFMIGEYANIVLMCSMISILFFGGWQAPFPTPFLADWSPTAASFFGFMWFFAKTVFFFFLFAMVKAIVPRYRYDQLMRLGWKVFLPTSLVAVALVAAWRVFGPQG; the protein is encoded by the coding sequence ATGACCTCATTCTGGAGCACGCCCGCGGGTTGGACCCTGATCACCGTCGGCCAGATCCTGGCCGTCGTGGTCTGGATTCTGCTGTCTCTGGCCTTCCTGCTGCTGGCCGACCGCAAGATCTGGGCCGGCGTGCAGATGCGCAAAGGCCCGAACGTCGTGGGCCCCTTCGGCCTGCTGCAGTCCTTCGCGGACTTCGGCAAGTTCCTGCTGAAGGAAATCGTCGTTCCCTCAGGCGCCGACAAGATCGTCTTCCTGCTGGCGCCGATGCTGAGCTTCGTGCTCGCCTTCGCCTCCTGGGCGGTCGTGCCGCTGGCGCCGGGCTGGGTGATCGCCAACCTGAACGTGGGCGTCCTCTACCTCTTCGCCATGTCGTCCCTCGGCGTCTATGGCATCATCATGGGCGGGTGGGCGTCGAACTCGAAATACCCGTTCCTCGGCAGCCTGCGCTCGGCGGCGCAAATGGTTTCCTACGAGGTCTCGCTCGGCCTGGTGATCATCACGGTGATCCTGCTGGCGGAATCCATGAACCTGCAGACCATTGTTGAGAAGCAGGCCGGCGGGTTCTGGAACTGGAACTTCCTGGGCGGCGGCCTGAAGAACCTGCCGATGCTGGTGGTCATGCTGCCGATGACGGTGATCTTCTTCATCTCAGCCTTGGCCGAGACCAACCGTCCGCCCTTCGACCTGCCAGAGGCGGAATCCGAACTCGTGGCCGGTTACCAAGTCGAATATTCGTCCACACCCTATCTGCTCTTCATGATCGGCGAGTACGCGAACATCGTCCTGATGTGTTCGATGATCTCGATCCTGTTCTTCGGCGGGTGGCAGGCGCCGTTCCCGACGCCGTTCCTGGCCGACTGGTCCCCGACCGCGGCAAGCTTCTTCGGCTTCATGTGGTTCTTCGCCAAGACGGTCTTCTTCTTCTTCCTGTTCGCCATGGTGAAGGCGATCGTGCCCCGCTATCGCTACGACCAGCTGATGCGCCTGGGCTGGAAGGTCTTCCTGCCGACGTCGCTGGTGGCCGTGGCCCTGGTCGCCGCCTGGCGCGTCTTCGGACCGCAAGGGTGA
- a CDS encoding HU family DNA-binding protein — translation MAYNENSRETHMTRAELTAAVADQAGLTRVQAKAAVDAMLQSMCEALKTGDEVRLVGFGSFSPVKRPAGVARNPRTGETVKRAATVTCKFKSGDALKALLNGQ, via the coding sequence TTGGCGTACAACGAAAACAGTCGGGAAACGCATATGACGCGGGCGGAATTGACAGCGGCGGTGGCCGACCAAGCGGGCCTCACCAGGGTCCAGGCCAAGGCGGCGGTCGACGCCATGCTGCAATCCATGTGCGAGGCGCTGAAGACCGGAGACGAGGTTCGGCTGGTCGGCTTCGGCAGTTTCAGCCCAGTCAAGCGTCCCGCTGGCGTCGCGCGTAACCCGCGCACCGGCGAAACGGTCAAACGCGCCGCCACGGTCACTTGCAAGTTCAAGTCGGGAGATGCGCTGAAGGCTTTGCTCAACGGCCAGTAG
- the nuoE gene encoding NADH-quinone oxidoreductase subunit NuoE: MSVRRLAAVQPESFAFSAETLAEVQKWMANFPAGKQASAVIPALWLVQKQEGWVSEPAIRTVAELLGMPVIRVLEIATFYTMFMLEPVGDVALIQVCGTSPCQLRGSEDLLSLCRSRIGPANHLSADGKFYWQEVECLGACSNAPMAAINDYYYEDLTVETLGQLMDDFAAGKKPAPGSLIGRTNAAPEGGAITLIDPSLYDGSKAKPFTIPNLPQPEKA, translated from the coding sequence GTGAGCGTTCGCAGACTAGCCGCCGTCCAGCCCGAGAGCTTCGCCTTCAGCGCCGAGACGCTGGCCGAAGTTCAAAAGTGGATGGCCAATTTCCCCGCCGGCAAGCAGGCCTCGGCGGTGATCCCCGCCCTGTGGCTGGTTCAGAAGCAGGAAGGTTGGGTCTCCGAGCCCGCGATCCGCACTGTCGCGGAGCTGCTCGGCATGCCGGTGATCCGCGTGCTGGAGATCGCGACCTTCTACACCATGTTCATGCTGGAGCCGGTCGGCGACGTCGCCCTGATCCAGGTGTGCGGCACCTCGCCTTGCCAGCTGCGCGGTTCGGAAGATCTCCTGAGCCTGTGCCGCAGCCGCATCGGCCCCGCGAACCACCTGTCCGCGGACGGCAAGTTCTACTGGCAGGAAGTCGAGTGCCTCGGCGCTTGCTCCAACGCGCCGATGGCCGCGATCAACGACTATTACTACGAAGACCTGACGGTCGAGACCTTGGGCCAGCTGATGGATGACTTCGCCGCGGGCAAAAAGCCTGCGCCGGGCTCGTTGATCGGCCGGACGAACGCGGCGCCTGAGGGCGGGGCGATCACCCTCATCGACCCGTCGCTGTATGACGGCTCGAAGGCCAAGCCCTTCACCATCCCCAACCTGCCGCAACCGGAGAAGGCGTGA
- the nuoF gene encoding NADH-quinone oxidoreductase subunit NuoF — protein MVGILQDKDRIFTNIYGLHDWTLEGAKARGAWNGTADMLAQTPEWICDQIKASGLRGRGGAGFSTGLKWTFMPKQESERPHYLVVNADESEPGACKDREILRNDPHLLIEGCLIACKAIRAHTAYVYIRGEYVFERERLTAAIEQAYAAKLIGKDNVHGWDCDVRVTHGGGAYICGDETALMESLEGKKGQPRLKPPFPAGAGIWGAPTTINNVESISVVGTILRRGAAWFAGFGTEKSTGTKLFAASGHVNKPCVVEEAVGISIKQLIEDHFGGVRGGWSNLKAIIPGGISVRMIPADQCDEAVMTYEDLQARGSGLGTGTLIVMDKDADLVRTIARASYFYKHESCGQCTPCREGTGWMWRVMERMVTGEAEMSEIDMLLDVASQVEGHTICGLGDAAAWPIQGLFRHFRPEVEERITRYRAGKPHVQGHTLQAAE, from the coding sequence ATGGTCGGCATCCTGCAGGACAAGGATCGCATCTTCACCAACATCTACGGTCTCCACGACTGGACGTTGGAGGGCGCCAAGGCGCGCGGCGCATGGAACGGCACGGCCGACATGCTGGCGCAGACGCCGGAGTGGATCTGCGATCAGATCAAGGCCTCGGGCCTGCGCGGTCGGGGCGGGGCGGGCTTCTCCACCGGGCTGAAGTGGACCTTCATGCCCAAGCAGGAGAGCGAGCGGCCGCACTATCTGGTGGTCAACGCCGATGAGTCCGAGCCGGGGGCCTGCAAGGACCGCGAGATCCTGCGTAATGACCCGCATCTGTTGATCGAGGGCTGCCTGATCGCCTGCAAGGCGATCCGCGCGCACACGGCCTACGTCTACATCCGCGGCGAATATGTCTTCGAACGCGAGCGCCTGACGGCGGCGATCGAGCAGGCCTATGCGGCCAAGCTGATCGGCAAGGACAACGTCCACGGCTGGGACTGCGACGTGCGCGTGACGCACGGCGGCGGCGCCTACATCTGCGGCGACGAAACCGCCCTGATGGAAAGCCTGGAAGGCAAGAAAGGCCAGCCGCGCCTGAAGCCGCCGTTCCCGGCTGGCGCCGGCATCTGGGGCGCGCCCACGACGATCAACAACGTCGAGTCAATTTCGGTCGTCGGCACGATCCTGCGCCGCGGCGCGGCCTGGTTCGCGGGCTTTGGCACCGAAAAGTCGACCGGCACGAAGCTGTTCGCGGCGTCGGGCCATGTGAACAAGCCCTGCGTGGTCGAAGAGGCCGTCGGCATTTCGATCAAGCAGCTGATCGAAGACCACTTCGGCGGCGTGCGCGGCGGCTGGTCCAACCTGAAGGCGATCATCCCCGGCGGCATCTCGGTGCGCATGATCCCAGCTGACCAGTGCGACGAAGCCGTCATGACCTATGAGGACCTGCAGGCGCGTGGCTCGGGTCTTGGCACCGGCACCCTGATCGTGATGGACAAGGACGCCGACCTCGTGCGGACGATCGCGCGGGCTTCCTACTTCTACAAGCACGAGAGCTGCGGCCAGTGCACCCCGTGCCGCGAAGGCACCGGCTGGATGTGGCGCGTGATGGAGCGGATGGTCACCGGCGAGGCCGAGATGTCCGAGATCGACATGCTGCTGGACGTGGCTAGTCAGGTCGAAGGCCACACCATCTGCGGCTTGGGCGATGCGGCGGCCTGGCCGATCCAGGGCCTGTTCCGCCATTTCCGTCCTGAGGTTGAAGAGCGCATCACCCGCTACCGCGCGGGCAAGCCGCATGTGCAGGGCCACACCCTGCAAGCGGCGGAGTAG
- a CDS encoding NADH-quinone oxidoreductase subunit A — protein sequence MNAFLLQYLPIVILIGIATALGLVFVLGAAILAPKAPDPEKLSSYECGFNAFDDARMKFDVRFYLVSILFIIFDLEVAFLFPWAISLMKLPPEMSQFAFWSMMTFLGVLTVGFVYEWKKGALEWE from the coding sequence ATGAACGCGTTCCTCCTTCAGTATCTTCCGATCGTGATCCTCATCGGCATCGCGACGGCTCTCGGACTTGTTTTCGTGCTGGGCGCCGCGATCCTGGCGCCCAAGGCGCCGGACCCGGAGAAGCTCTCGTCCTACGAGTGCGGCTTCAACGCCTTCGACGATGCGCGCATGAAGTTCGACGTGCGGTTTTATCTGGTCTCGATCCTGTTCATTATCTTCGACCTGGAAGTCGCCTTCCTGTTCCCCTGGGCCATCAGCCTCATGAAGCTGCCGCCTGAGATGTCGCAATTCGCCTTCTGGTCGATGATGACCTTCCTGGGCGTGCTGACGGTGGGCTTCGTCTACGAATGGAAAAAGGGAGCCCTGGAATGGGAGTAG
- a CDS encoding NuoB/complex I 20 kDa subunit family protein: protein MEKGSPGMGVVIPAQTPALAAGRSTVKGYDPKLHDPYFDGVSQELADKGFVTAAADDLITWARTGSLMWMTFGLACCAVEMMQAAMPRYDVERYGFAPRASPRQSDVMIVAGTVVNKMAPALRKVYDQMPEPRYVISMGSCANGGGYYYFSYSTVRGCDRILPVDIYVPGCPPTAEALVYGILQLQKKIRRTGTIIR from the coding sequence ATGGAAAAAGGGAGCCCTGGAATGGGAGTAGTCATCCCGGCCCAAACCCCGGCCCTGGCCGCCGGCCGTTCGACGGTCAAGGGCTATGATCCGAAATTGCACGATCCCTATTTCGACGGCGTCTCCCAGGAGCTCGCCGACAAGGGTTTCGTCACCGCCGCCGCCGATGACCTGATCACCTGGGCCCGCACCGGCTCGCTGATGTGGATGACCTTTGGTCTGGCCTGCTGCGCCGTCGAGATGATGCAGGCCGCCATGCCGCGTTACGATGTCGAGCGCTATGGCTTCGCGCCGCGCGCAAGCCCCCGCCAGTCGGACGTGATGATCGTCGCCGGCACCGTTGTGAACAAGATGGCTCCGGCGCTGCGCAAGGTCTACGACCAGATGCCCGAGCCGCGTTACGTGATCTCCATGGGCAGCTGCGCCAACGGCGGCGGCTATTACTATTTCAGCTATTCCACCGTGCGCGGCTGCGACCGGATTCTGCCGGTCGACATCTACGTGCCGGGCTGCCCGCCGACCGCCGAGGCGCTGGTCTATGGCATTCTGCAACTGCAGAAGAAGATCCGTCGCACCGGGACGATCATTCGATGA
- a CDS encoding MliC family protein yields the protein MRHAYLIALAGLAACEQPTAAPKAAAPAATVAKAGPATIYGCLDGKTLRAAYPDSDTAVLMVEGRKLTLKVARSGSGARYVGEGVQWWTKGMTEGTLSVLKAGEDVADAEGVYCSTTPLPAVEPPAPGAPGGLPDDRTPISEAPFTPTSAQGAANVVQTYYAHIGEKDYAAAWKLWRGGGAASNQTQAEFAQGFARYAAYNAQVGAPGLTDGAAGSLYIEVPVVIYGRMMNGAELHQSGKVILKRINDVPGSTAQERLWGISQIELKP from the coding sequence ATGCGCCATGCCTATCTGATCGCCCTGGCGGGTCTGGCCGCTTGTGAGCAGCCGACGGCCGCGCCCAAGGCGGCGGCGCCCGCCGCGACCGTGGCGAAAGCGGGGCCTGCGACCATCTACGGCTGCCTCGACGGCAAGACGCTGCGGGCGGCCTATCCGGACAGCGACACGGCGGTCCTAATGGTGGAGGGGCGGAAGTTGACCTTGAAGGTCGCCCGCTCGGGCAGCGGCGCGCGTTATGTGGGCGAGGGTGTCCAGTGGTGGACTAAGGGCATGACCGAGGGGACCCTGAGCGTCTTGAAGGCCGGCGAGGATGTCGCCGACGCCGAGGGCGTCTATTGCTCGACGACGCCGCTCCCTGCCGTTGAGCCTCCCGCGCCGGGTGCGCCGGGCGGATTGCCCGATGATCGCACGCCCATCTCGGAAGCGCCGTTCACCCCGACCAGCGCGCAAGGCGCGGCCAACGTCGTGCAGACCTATTACGCCCACATTGGCGAGAAGGATTACGCCGCGGCCTGGAAGCTGTGGCGCGGCGGCGGCGCGGCCTCGAACCAGACCCAGGCGGAGTTCGCCCAGGGATTCGCCCGCTATGCGGCCTACAACGCCCAGGTCGGCGCGCCCGGCCTGACGGACGGCGCGGCCGGCAGCCTCTACATTGAGGTCCCCGTCGTGATCTACGGTCGCATGATGAACGGCGCGGAACTGCACCAGTCCGGCAAGGTCATCCTGAAGCGGATCAATGACGTGCCGGGTTCGACGGCGCAGGAAAGGCTCTGGGGAATCAGCCAAATCGAGCTGAAGCCGTAA
- a CDS encoding NADH-quinone oxidoreductase subunit D yields MTGDAAPAKSEDFFLDPSAVDLASGGETKVRKFNINFGPQHPAAHGVLRLVLELDGEVVERVDPHIGLLHRGTEKLIEARPYQQTIPYFDRLDYVAPMNQEHAYCLAIEKLMDVQVPMRGQLVRVLYSEIGRILSHLLNVTTQAMDVGALTPPLWGFEEREKLMVFYERASGARMHANYFRVGGVRQDLPTELVQDISDWCDAFPKVCDDIEGLITENRIFKQRNVDIGLVTKEEAVAWGFSGVMVRGSGIAWDLRRSQPYECYDQLEFDVPLGINGDCYDRYLCRMQEMRESTKIMKQCCDRLLKEPGIVLIDDNKISAPRRGEMKRSMEALIHHFKLYTEGYRPPAGQVYAAVEAPKGEFGVYLVSDGTNKPYRCKIRAPGYPHLQAMDWINRGHMLADVSAVLGSLDIVFGEIDR; encoded by the coding sequence ATGACCGGCGACGCCGCACCCGCGAAATCCGAAGACTTCTTCCTCGATCCGTCCGCGGTGGATCTCGCCTCCGGGGGCGAGACCAAGGTTCGCAAGTTCAACATCAACTTCGGCCCGCAGCACCCCGCGGCCCACGGCGTGCTGCGTCTGGTGCTGGAGCTGGACGGTGAAGTCGTCGAACGTGTCGATCCGCACATCGGCCTGCTGCACCGCGGCACCGAGAAGCTGATCGAGGCCCGGCCTTACCAGCAGACGATCCCGTACTTCGACCGCCTCGACTACGTCGCGCCGATGAACCAGGAGCACGCCTACTGCTTGGCCATCGAAAAGCTGATGGACGTGCAGGTTCCGATGCGCGGCCAGCTGGTCCGGGTGCTCTATTCCGAGATCGGCCGGATCCTGTCGCACCTGCTGAACGTGACGACCCAGGCCATGGACGTGGGCGCGCTGACGCCGCCGCTCTGGGGCTTTGAAGAGCGCGAGAAGCTGATGGTGTTCTATGAGCGCGCCTCCGGCGCGCGGATGCACGCCAACTACTTCCGCGTGGGCGGCGTGCGCCAGGACCTGCCGACCGAGCTGGTCCAGGACATCTCCGACTGGTGCGACGCCTTCCCGAAGGTCTGCGACGACATCGAAGGCCTGATCACCGAGAACCGGATCTTCAAGCAGCGCAACGTCGACATCGGCCTTGTGACCAAAGAAGAAGCCGTCGCCTGGGGCTTCTCCGGCGTGATGGTCCGCGGCTCGGGCATAGCCTGGGACCTGCGCCGCTCGCAGCCCTATGAGTGCTACGACCAGCTCGAGTTCGACGTGCCGCTGGGGATCAATGGCGACTGCTACGACCGCTACCTCTGCCGGATGCAGGAGATGCGGGAGTCGACCAAGATCATGAAGCAGTGCTGCGATCGCCTGCTGAAGGAACCCGGGATCGTCCTGATCGATGACAACAAGATCTCGGCCCCGCGTCGCGGCGAGATGAAGCGGTCGATGGAAGCCCTGATCCACCACTTCAAGCTCTATACCGAGGGCTATCGTCCGCCCGCCGGTCAGGTCTATGCCGCCGTAGAAGCGCCGAAGGGCGAATTCGGCGTCTATCTGGTGAGCGACGGCACCAACAAGCCCTACCGTTGCAAGATCCGCGCGCCGGGCTATCCGCACCTGCAGGCCATGGACTGGATCAACCGCGGCCACATGCTGGCCGACGTCTCCGCCGTCCTGGGCTCGCTCGATATCGTCTTCGGGGAGATTGACCGATGA
- a CDS encoding aldo/keto reductase → MLYRTLGRTGFTVSEIGFGCASYWGKPRFSERRAIGLVHQALDLGVTVFDTGASYSAGEAEPRLGRALKGRDASSLVISTKAGTFHAGRGRIGRDFTPAGVVRSAEASLANLGLDALPVLQLHGPARSDLTAELLAALAGLKARGLVRSLGLNSFDPVVLEHAIGLGVFDVMMVDYNVLRPERAPLIARAVKAGLGVLAGMPLAMGHTGLKVARIGDLQDVWYAARGLVRHRREVKAGVAFSFLHRRSDITGSQAALAYVLGDPNVASAVIGTTRPAHLAENVQASGVALPADLHAQIVRTQAAVA, encoded by the coding sequence ATGCTCTACCGAACCCTCGGCCGTACGGGCTTCACTGTCTCTGAGATCGGCTTCGGTTGCGCGAGTTATTGGGGCAAGCCGCGGTTTTCGGAACGCAGGGCCATCGGCCTGGTCCATCAGGCGTTAGATCTCGGCGTCACCGTCTTCGACACCGGCGCGAGCTATTCAGCAGGAGAGGCGGAGCCGCGGCTGGGGCGGGCGTTGAAAGGCCGGGATGCTTCGTCGCTTGTCATCTCAACCAAGGCCGGCACTTTTCACGCAGGGCGAGGGCGGATCGGCCGGGACTTCACGCCCGCAGGCGTAGTGCGCAGCGCCGAGGCGTCCCTGGCCAACCTCGGGTTGGATGCACTGCCGGTCCTGCAACTGCATGGCCCTGCGCGCAGCGACCTCACCGCCGAGCTGCTGGCGGCCCTCGCCGGGCTGAAGGCAAGGGGCCTGGTGCGGTCCCTGGGTCTCAATAGTTTCGACCCGGTCGTGCTCGAGCACGCCATCGGCCTGGGCGTCTTCGACGTCATGATGGTCGATTACAATGTCTTGCGGCCGGAGCGCGCGCCGCTCATCGCGCGCGCCGTGAAAGCTGGCCTCGGCGTCTTGGCCGGCATGCCGCTGGCGATGGGCCACACCGGCCTGAAGGTCGCGAGGATCGGCGACCTGCAGGACGTATGGTACGCCGCGCGCGGGCTTGTGCGCCACCGGCGCGAGGTGAAGGCCGGCGTGGCGTTCAGCTTTCTGCATCGGCGGTCTGACATAACCGGCTCGCAGGCCGCGCTGGCCTATGTCCTGGGCGATCCGAACGTCGCTTCCGCGGTGATCGGCACGACGCGCCCGGCGCACTTGGCGGAAAATGTGCAGGCGTCGGGCGTGGCTCTGCCCGCGGACCTCCACGCGCAGATTGTGCGCACGCAGGCGGCCGTGGCCTGA